From the genome of Pelosinus fermentans DSM 17108:
AGCAAAGCTGAATAACCAATCGCAGTGCCTATTTCTAAAATTGATTTTGGTTTATTCTTTTTTACAACATCAATTAATCTGTTACTGCTTATCTTATTAATAATTGGTATATTGTATTCAGCAGCATATTCTTCTATTTCTTTAAACAAGTCCAATATATCACCCCTATTATTTACGAACCTCTTCGATTGCTGCAAGATGCTCTTCATATGTTGTGCTAAAATGATGTGCGCCCTGTTGATCAGCCACAAAGTATACAAATTGCGTTTCTTTAGGATATAAAACAGCATTAATTGCCGCTATTCCAGGATTTGCGATAGGTCCAGGAGGCAACCCCATATGCTGATAAGTATTATAAGGTGATGGAATTTCAGTATCTTGTACTGATAGCTCTGCTTTAGGATAACCTAGAATATACTGAATCGTAGCACAAGACTGCAACGGCATTCCTAAATTCAAACGATTGATAAATACTCCAGCGATAACTGGGCGATCAGCTTCTATCTGCGCTTCTTTCTCCACCAAAGAAGCCAAAATAATAACATCCTTAATCGAAAAACCCATTTGATTTGCTCTTGATCGCATACTCTCACTAAATTCTTTATCAAATTGAGATATCATCATACTCAGTAACTGTTCCTCAGTAGTTCCTTTAGTAATTTGATAAGTATCCGGAAAAAGATAACCTTCAGCCTTATATATTACATTAGGATTCTGATTTGCCATATAAGGAAAAGGAGTAGCTTCTTGCGCTAACTGCTGAAATCTTTCTGCACTACCTAATTGTTTTTCTTGTATTAGTTTAGCAATTTGTCCGACAGTATATCCCTCTGGTATGGTAATTTGTTGATATAATCTTTGCCCCTTTGCCAACATGGCAATAATTTGCTGCACAGTCATATCCCTAGTTAAAACATATTCACCAGCCTGTAAGGAATTTGCTAAGCCTTGAGTTTTTGCAATAACATGGAATATAAAAACACTTTTTATAGCACCTTGCTCTTGTAAAAGCTCTCCAATCTCATTGGCTGCCATTCCAGGTTTAACGGAAATAACAAATGTTTCTCCTGCAGGCGAAGTAACAGGTTGTGTTAACTTATATATGATACTTCCCAAACAAAGACAAATTAACACCAATACAATATGCCATTTAAACTGCCTCAACCTATACGTCATAGGATACCTCACCTCTGCTTGTATCTATTTTATAAAAAGGAATGGCTTTATCTGATAATGAAGCCGCTCTAAAAGTCTTCTTTATTATACACAAAAAGACAAAAAAAGACTAGGCTTCTGCCAAGTCTCAGACTTAGGCAAAAGCCTTCGCTAAAAAAAACTTCAATTACCATTATATCAACTGAAAAAAGATGAAGCCTATTCGGCTTCATCTTCTACCATTAGTTCTTCATAAGCTTTACGAACTTCTTCAAACTCTTCATCGGTAGGATCGACATATATTTCCTCGCCATTTTCATCAGTATCAATGCGCGCAATATATACATCAACTTCATCTTCAGAACAACCGCATCCAGTACTACATCCGCAATCTTCTTCCTCTTCGCCATCTTCAATGGGAATCAAAATAGCATACTGCTTGTCACCAACTGGAACAATCATTTCCTCACGATAATAATATTCATTACCCTCTTCATCAGTCATAACAACTACGAGCTCTTCATCCAATTCTTCGAGGTCATCTTTTTCAATATCAGCCATTCATTTCACCTCTTCCTTTTAATGTACATGTAATTTTATCTTAGAAAAGTTATCCTGTCAAGGAAGTTATTAACAAGATAAACTATCCAGATACCCTTGTAAAATAAATACTGCTGCCATTTTATCAATCACCTTTTTACGTTTCGCACGACTTACGTCAGCAGCAATAAGTGCTTTTTGCGCCCCAACAGTAGATAAACGCTCATCCCATAAAACTACTTTCATTGTAGGGAACGTTTCAGCTACCCGATTCGCAAAGGTTTGCATTAATTCACCTCTAGGGCCAATGGAACCATTCATATTTTTAGGTAAACCAATAAGGATTGTCCCAACTTCATACTCAGTAATAATTTCATTTAAACGATTAAGATCTCTTTCCAAAGAGGTACGACGAATCACCTCAATACCTTGTGCTGTTAATAATAACAAGTCACTTGCTGCCACACCAATCGTTTTATCACCAACATCAAGAGCTAGTATGCGCATTTATCCTCCCACTATACCTAAAGCTGTTATTTATCTTTGAGATATGCTCTTACCAACTCTTCTAGAAGTTCATCCCGTTCTAATTTGCGTATTAAACCACGAGCATTATTGTAGCTGGTAATGTATGTAGGATCTCCAGATAATAGATACCCGACTAATTGATTAATTGGATTATATCCTTTGGTCTTTAACGACTGATATACAGCATTAATTACCATAGCTGCATTATTTTCTTCATTATCCACACGAAACATCATAGTATCTTCCGATATATTAGGCATTGAGCATCCTCCTCTCTTATATTATCTCCGCCTCTAACCATTATATTCTACCTTGACTAGTTATTTCCTCTAGAAAAATAAAAATACTTATATCCTTCAACTTATTAAATGTTATACTTTGCAATCATTTTTACAAATGAAAAGTGTACTTAGAATATAAAACTCTCTCTAAGTACACTTTCGTGTTATTTAACTTGATTTTTAATAACTTCTAGAGCAAACTGCAATGCATCAAAAATCTTCTCTGGCTGCTTGCCACCTGCTTGCGCCATATCAGGGCGACCGCCGCCACCGCCGCCAGTAATTTTGGAAACTTCTTTTACAATATTACCGGCATGAATCCCTTTATGAATCGCTTCTTTCGTTGCCATCGCAACAAAATTAACTTTATCAGCATGAATAGATCCAAGGGTTACAACACCGCATTGTAAGCGGTCACGCACCATATCAGCAATCGTACGCAAACCCTCTATATCATTAATACTTACCTGGCCTACAACAACTTGCACGCCATTAACCTCTTGTACCTTGGACAATAAATCCATTACTTCACTATGCGCTAATTTACTAGTAAGAGCAGCTAGTTCATTTTCTAATTCTTTAACACGATTCATAACACTTTCTACTTTTACAGCAAGTTCTTCAGGGCGTGATTTTAATTTTATCGCCGTGCTTAATAACATCCGATCTCGCCCATTAATATATTCCATAGCTCCACTACCTGTTACGGCTTCAATCCTTCGAATGCCGGAACCAATACCCGCTTCACTAACGATCTTAAACACGCATATTTCAGACGTATTCATAACATGACTGCCACCACATAATTCCTTACTAACGCTGCCAACAGAAACAACTCTAACTGTTTCACCATATTTTTCACCAAATAATGCTACCGCACCCATTTCTTTGGCTTTATCCTGCTTAGTTTCTACGATAGTAACAGAAATATTTTCTAAAATTGCATGATTTACTAATTTTTCTATTTCTAGGAGTTGTTCTGAGGTAACTTGAGAAAAGTGTGAAAAGTCAAAACGTAATCTTTCGGAGCTTACCAGAGATCCAGATTGATTTACATGGGTACCCAATACTTGTTTTAAAGCCGCATGCAACAAATGGGTAGCGGTATGATTGCGGGCAATATCACGACGTCTATTATCATCAACTTTAAGTTTGACAAGATCTCCAACTCTGAATAAACCTTCAGTAACATTCCCAACATGATAAGTAGTACCATTTACTAGTTTTTTAGTAGCCGTAATTTTCATCTTTCCTAATGAACTTTCAAGAAAACCAGTATCACCAATTTGGCCACCGCCTTCTGCATGAAAAGAAGTCACATCCAGAATAAATGCTACATCTTCACCATCATGAACTTCATCAGCTAGGATACCATTCTTCCAAGCCAGTATAATGTTTCCATTTTCAGCGTGTTCATCAACAATGAGCTTTTCTGTTTCTAGATGAGATAAATCTGGGATAATCAGCTGATCCTCATGATCCTGACGAGCAGCTCGCGCGCGCTCACGTTGTTCTTTCATGGCAGAATCAAAATTCGGTTTATCTAGCTGCATGTCATGTTCTTCTAAGATTTCTAAAGTCAGCTCCCAAGGAAAACCAAAAGTATCGTACAATTTAAATGCAGTAGCACCATCCAGTTCAGAAATATTCAATTCTTTCAACTTTTGAATGTGTCCATTTAATAATTCCATACCTTGTACTAATGTTGTTTGAAAGCGTTCTTCTTCTAATTGAATCACTTTTTTAATATAGGATTGCTTTTCTACTAAATCGGGATACGCTTCAGCAAAAATGGTATTGACGATATCAACCATTGGAACCAAGAATATTTTTTCAATTCCCAGCAAACGGGCATGACGAACTGCTCTACGCAAAATACGACGCAGTACATATCCTCTGCCTTCATTTGAAGGCAATATGCCATCACCAATCATTACCGTCATACTACGAATATGATCGGCAATTACTTTTAATGAAATATCAGTTTTACTATTTGAGCCATATTCGACATTTGCTACTTTTGCTGCATGCTCAATGAGCGGAAATAATAAATCTGTTTCAAAATTTGATCTTTTATTCTGTAAGACAGAAGCAATACGTTCAAGTCCTGCTCCTGTATCAATATTTTTCTTAGCTAAAGGAGTATAATTACCAGCTTCGTCACGATCGTATTGTGTAAATACTAAATTCCAAATTTCTAGAAAACGGTCACAATCACAACCTACTGCACAATCGGATTTATTACAGCCTCGTTCCTCACCTAAATCAAAATAAATTTCTGAACATGGGCCACATGGTCCAGGACCGATTTCCCAAAAATTATCCGCCATTCTAATGATTCGATCGGCTGGTATATGTATATCATTATGCCATATTGCAAATGCTTCATCATCTTCTGTATGAATCGTTATCCACAATTTATCTTTAGGCATTTCTAAATGCTCAGTAATGAATTCCCAAGCCCAAGCGATCGCTTCTTTTTTAAAATAATCGCCAAAAGAAAAGTTGCCTAACATCTCAAAAAAAGTGTGATGACGAGCAGTACGACCCACATTCTCGATATCACCTGTACGCACACATTTCTGACTCGTGCTGATACGCGGATGGGGCGGATTCATTTTACCAGTAAAAAAAGGTTTAAATGGCGCCATACCTGCACCAACTAATAATAATGTAGGATCATTTTCAGGAATCAATGGATAACTTTGCAAAATCAAATGATCTTTACTTTTGAAAAAATCTAAAAATTTCTTACGTAGTTCATTTCCACTTATATAATTCAAGTTTCTCAACCTCCAGATAGTTAGGCATACTCTCGTTCGACATTATACATAAATTATCGTATGATGTCAATTAATGGCTGCCTTAAAGCAACACTTTAACAATATGACGGATTAATACTTTTCCGATTGCTGCGACTGGAACACCAAGCAACATTCCAATAATTCCAGCCACTTCACCGCCAACAAAAACAACAAAAATTACACTTAACGGATGAAGCCCAATATTTTCGC
Proteins encoded in this window:
- the ruvX gene encoding Holliday junction resolvase RuvX, whose translation is MRILALDVGDKTIGVAASDLLLLTAQGIEVIRRTSLERDLNRLNEIITEYEVGTILIGLPKNMNGSIGPRGELMQTFANRVAETFPTMKVVLWDERLSTVGAQKALIAADVSRAKRKKVIDKMAAVFILQGYLDSLSC
- the alaS gene encoding alanine--tRNA ligase, giving the protein MNYISGNELRKKFLDFFKSKDHLILQSYPLIPENDPTLLLVGAGMAPFKPFFTGKMNPPHPRISTSQKCVRTGDIENVGRTARHHTFFEMLGNFSFGDYFKKEAIAWAWEFITEHLEMPKDKLWITIHTEDDEAFAIWHNDIHIPADRIIRMADNFWEIGPGPCGPCSEIYFDLGEERGCNKSDCAVGCDCDRFLEIWNLVFTQYDRDEAGNYTPLAKKNIDTGAGLERIASVLQNKRSNFETDLLFPLIEHAAKVANVEYGSNSKTDISLKVIADHIRSMTVMIGDGILPSNEGRGYVLRRILRRAVRHARLLGIEKIFLVPMVDIVNTIFAEAYPDLVEKQSYIKKVIQLEEERFQTTLVQGMELLNGHIQKLKELNISELDGATAFKLYDTFGFPWELTLEILEEHDMQLDKPNFDSAMKEQRERARAARQDHEDQLIIPDLSHLETEKLIVDEHAENGNIILAWKNGILADEVHDGEDVAFILDVTSFHAEGGGQIGDTGFLESSLGKMKITATKKLVNGTTYHVGNVTEGLFRVGDLVKLKVDDNRRRDIARNHTATHLLHAALKQVLGTHVNQSGSLVSSERLRFDFSHFSQVTSEQLLEIEKLVNHAILENISVTIVETKQDKAKEMGAVALFGEKYGETVRVVSVGSVSKELCGGSHVMNTSEICVFKIVSEAGIGSGIRRIEAVTGSGAMEYINGRDRMLLSTAIKLKSRPEELAVKVESVMNRVKELENELAALTSKLAHSEVMDLLSKVQEVNGVQVVVGQVSINDIEGLRTIADMVRDRLQCGVVTLGSIHADKVNFVAMATKEAIHKGIHAGNIVKEVSKITGGGGGGRPDMAQAGGKQPEKIFDALQFALEVIKNQVK
- the mltG gene encoding endolytic transglycosylase MltG; translated protein: MTYRLRQFKWHIVLVLICLCLGSIIYKLTQPVTSPAGETFVISVKPGMAANEIGELLQEQGAIKSVFIFHVIAKTQGLANSLQAGEYVLTRDMTVQQIIAMLAKGQRLYQQITIPEGYTVGQIAKLIQEKQLGSAERFQQLAQEATPFPYMANQNPNVIYKAEGYLFPDTYQITKGTTEEQLLSMMISQFDKEFSESMRSRANQMGFSIKDVIILASLVEKEAQIEADRPVIAGVFINRLNLGMPLQSCATIQYILGYPKAELSVQDTEIPSPYNTYQHMGLPPGPIANPGIAAINAVLYPKETQFVYFVADQQGAHHFSTTYEEHLAAIEEVRK
- a CDS encoding DUF1292 domain-containing protein, with the translated sequence MADIEKDDLEELDEELVVVMTDEEGNEYYYREEMIVPVGDKQYAILIPIEDGEEEEDCGCSTGCGCSEDEVDVYIARIDTDENGEEIYVDPTDEEFEEVRKAYEELMVEDEAE
- a CDS encoding IreB family regulatory phosphoprotein, with the translated sequence MPNISEDTMMFRVDNEENNAAMVINAVYQSLKTKGYNPINQLVGYLLSGDPTYITSYNNARGLIRKLERDELLEELVRAYLKDK